The following are from one region of the Ischnura elegans chromosome 12, ioIscEleg1.1, whole genome shotgun sequence genome:
- the LOC124169830 gene encoding uncharacterized protein LOC124169830, producing MSFWSRDCLLQFIEKYRGHGSIWKIKAKEYRNRDMREAAYQDLLNFMKKIDPQATKDSVVKKINNLRSSYRKELKKIKCSQKSGVGTEDAYVPKLWYFNELNFLRDQEEAMEGVSNLDGSDQEELSIDVTSEQNTCSPPTTQVSSAQRFAQQADNLSFSESTPSGPSGAVTSKPFKRAKPLTPTDQLLVTVGQRLKEVKKEDQFDLYGKHVAQKLRLLIPEQRIFAQKLMNDALFEAELGSLHRNASINTGFPLEYGPPSHSSDHSFQSQISVQQHQTNSNYRSTSEEQQSFFDTL from the exons ATGTCTTTCTGGTCAAGGGATTGCCTACTTCAGTTCATAGAGAAATACCGGGGCCACGGAAGTATCTGGAAAATTAAAGCCAAAGAATACCGCAACAGGGACATGAGGGAGGCAGCTTATCaggatttattgaattttatgaaaaagattGACCCGCAAGCAACTAAGGAcagtgttgttaaaaaaataaacaacttacGGAGTTCATACAGAaaagagctgaaaaaaattaaatgttcacaaAAATCGGGGGTGGGAACTGAGGACGCGTACGTTCCGAAACTATGGTACTTCAACGAGCTGAACTTCCTACGAGATCAAGAGGAGGCAATGGAAGGTGTATCAAACCTTGATGGAAGTGATCAG GAAGAACTGAGTATTGATGTGACATCCGAGCAGAATACATGTTCTCCGCCCACCACTCAGGTGTCGTCAGCCCAACGCTTTGCCCAGCAGGCTGATAACTTGAGCTTCTCTGAGTCAACACCATCTGGGCCTTCAGGAGCTGTAACTTCCAAGCCATTTAAGCGAGCTAAACCCCTAACGCCAACTGACCAACTTTTGGTTACTGTGGGCCAAAGATTAAAGGAGGTCAAGAAAGAAGACCAGTTTGATCTGTACGGAAAGCATGTTGCCCAAAAACTTCGTCTACTTATTCCTGAACAGCGAATCTTTGCACAGAAACTGATGAATGATGCTCTGTTTGAAGCAGAATTAGGATCACTCCATAGAAATGCTTCAATAAATACCGGTTTCCCTTTGGAATATGGCCCTCCATCACATTCATCAGATCACAGTTTCCAGTCGCAAATATCCGTCCAACAACATCAAACTAATTCTAACTACCGATCAACATCTGAGGAGcagcaatctttttttgataCATTATAG